A section of the Corynebacterium auris genome encodes:
- a CDS encoding hemolysin family protein, whose amino-acid sequence MEVTIAYGIVAVVALLLSGLLGSIEAALTPISRVRVETMHKDDVPGAKALLRVLEHRASHINMLVMFATVLDVTAAVFAAMLCMDVISSDAWAITTAILAVTLAQFSIIGVFARTAGRRNPYMISLRSAQWLVVFNRVFGPVARLLIRVGNIFHPGRDFRDGPYSTEVELREMVDIAQEQGVVETTEHRMIQNIFDLAETYARQVMVPRPEMIWIEGEKTVRQTVRLMVRSGHSRVPVIGENVDEIIGVAYLKDMFAENGDPIDPSAQISTVMREPLFIPDSKPLDVLLQEMQRINTHIAVLIDEYGAVAGLLTMEDLLEEIVGEITDEYDEDEEAPIEAVGPRLYRAQARLPLDDLVDYLSDDIGYELEFDEEVTDSVDTVAGLLSFELGRVPLPGSTVWLSDLRFTAEGGRDRRGRVKVRTVLVELPEVVDEYQAEQ is encoded by the coding sequence GTGGAGGTCACCATCGCCTACGGCATCGTGGCGGTTGTCGCGCTGCTGCTGTCAGGCCTGCTCGGCTCGATCGAGGCGGCGCTGACGCCGATCTCGCGCGTGCGCGTGGAGACGATGCACAAGGACGACGTCCCCGGCGCGAAGGCGCTGCTGCGCGTTCTTGAGCACCGCGCGAGCCACATCAACATGCTGGTCATGTTCGCCACCGTGCTCGACGTCACCGCCGCGGTCTTCGCCGCGATGCTGTGCATGGACGTGATCTCCTCGGACGCGTGGGCGATCACGACGGCGATCCTCGCGGTCACCCTGGCGCAGTTCAGCATTATCGGCGTCTTCGCCCGCACGGCGGGGCGGCGCAACCCCTACATGATTTCGCTGCGCTCCGCGCAGTGGCTCGTGGTGTTCAACCGGGTTTTCGGCCCCGTGGCGCGGCTGCTGATCCGGGTGGGCAACATCTTCCACCCGGGCCGCGACTTCCGCGACGGGCCGTATAGCACCGAGGTGGAGCTGCGCGAGATGGTCGACATCGCCCAGGAACAGGGCGTGGTGGAGACCACCGAGCACCGCATGATCCAGAACATCTTCGACCTGGCGGAAACCTATGCCCGGCAGGTGATGGTCCCGCGCCCGGAGATGATCTGGATCGAGGGGGAAAAGACGGTGCGGCAGACGGTGCGCCTCATGGTGCGCTCCGGCCACTCGCGTGTGCCCGTCATCGGCGAAAACGTCGACGAGATCATCGGCGTGGCCTACCTGAAGGACATGTTCGCCGAAAATGGCGACCCCATCGACCCCAGCGCGCAGATCTCCACGGTCATGCGCGAGCCGCTGTTCATCCCCGATTCGAAGCCCCTCGACGTGCTGCTGCAGGAGATGCAGCGGATCAACACCCACATCGCGGTGCTGATCGATGAATACGGGGCGGTGGCGGGCCTGCTCACCATGGAAGACCTGCTCGAGGAGATCGTCGGCGAGATCACCGACGAGTACGACGAGGACGAGGAGGCCCCCATCGAGGCCGTGGGCCCGCGCCTCTACCGCGCCCAGGCCCGCCTGCCGCTCGATGACTTGGTGGACTATCTCTCCGACGACATCGGCTACGAGCTTGAGTTCGACGAGGAGGTCACCGACTCCGTCGACACCGTCGCCGGCCTGCTCTCCTTCGAGCTCGGCCGCGTGCCGCTGCCCGGGTCCACGGTGTGGCTGTCGGACCTGCGCTTCACAGCCGAGGGCGGGCGCGACCGCCGCGGGCGCGTGAAGGTGCGCACGGTCCTTGTCGAGCTCCCCGAGGTCGTCGACGAGTACCAGGCGGAGCAGTAG
- the ybeY gene encoding rRNA maturation RNase YbeY: MSIEVLNESGESDVNEQMLVDVCSFALTAMDVHPDTEATITLVDEPTMADLHVRWMDLEGPTDVMSFPMDELTPGSGRPDATSPGVALLGDIVLCPAFDRKQAEMAGHDLGHELALLTVHGVLHLLGYDHIAPDDEREMFALQNEILAEWYDDLAARGVEYQPKPAGTHAFPSAADREELDRKMREQR; the protein is encoded by the coding sequence ATGAGCATCGAGGTTTTGAACGAGTCCGGCGAGTCCGACGTTAACGAGCAAATGCTTGTCGACGTCTGTTCTTTCGCCCTGACAGCCATGGACGTCCACCCCGACACCGAGGCCACCATCACGCTCGTCGACGAGCCGACCATGGCCGACCTCCACGTGCGCTGGATGGACCTGGAGGGCCCGACCGACGTGATGAGCTTCCCCATGGACGAGCTCACCCCCGGCAGCGGGCGCCCCGACGCGACCTCTCCGGGCGTCGCTCTGCTCGGCGATATCGTGCTCTGCCCGGCCTTCGACCGCAAGCAGGCGGAGATGGCGGGGCACGACCTAGGCCACGAGCTCGCACTGCTGACGGTCCACGGCGTGCTGCACCTGCTGGGCTACGACCACATCGCTCCCGACGACGAGCGCGAGATGTTCGCCCTGCAAAACGAGATCCTCGCCGAGTGGTACGACGACCTCGCGGCCCGCGGCGTGGAGTACCAGCCGAAGCCCGCGGGCACCCACGCCTTCCCCTCCGCCGCCGACCGCGAGGAACTGGACAGGAAGATGAGGGAGCAGCGCTAA
- a CDS encoding PhoH family protein has translation MEELLTRRVDLDSAYAQSVLGINDGNLRVLNQQLGASLHARGSRVTIRGAAADVAHATRALEELESMARRGVPISPDTVVHATRIMETEAPESVAEMLGAEIVARRGKVIRPKTAGQRRYVDAIDENTITFGIGPAGSGKTYLAVAKAVQALQAKEVKRIILTRPAVEAGEKLGFLPGTLNDKIDPYLRPLYDALRDMLDPEMIPKLMDAGIIEVAPLAYMRGRTLNDAFVILDEAQNTTGSQMKMFLTRLGFGSKMVVTGDISQVDLPSGTVSGLRVARRILGAIEGIHFEELRAEDVVRHHLISAIVAAYDKHDAQNAARYERKQSQREEGVYE, from the coding sequence ATGGAAGAACTGCTGACGCGCAGGGTCGACCTCGACTCCGCGTACGCTCAATCGGTCCTGGGCATTAACGACGGCAACCTGCGCGTGCTCAACCAGCAGCTCGGCGCGAGCCTGCACGCGCGCGGTTCGCGGGTGACCATCAGGGGCGCCGCCGCCGATGTCGCCCACGCCACGCGCGCGCTCGAGGAGCTCGAATCGATGGCGCGGCGCGGGGTGCCGATCAGCCCGGACACCGTCGTCCATGCCACCCGGATCATGGAGACGGAGGCGCCGGAGTCGGTGGCCGAGATGCTCGGAGCGGAGATCGTGGCCCGCCGCGGCAAGGTGATCCGCCCGAAGACGGCGGGGCAGCGCCGCTACGTGGACGCGATTGACGAGAACACGATCACCTTCGGCATCGGGCCCGCGGGCTCGGGCAAAACCTACCTCGCCGTGGCGAAGGCGGTGCAGGCGCTGCAGGCCAAAGAGGTCAAGCGCATCATCCTCACCCGCCCCGCCGTCGAGGCGGGGGAGAAGCTGGGCTTTCTGCCCGGCACCCTGAACGACAAGATTGACCCGTACCTGCGCCCGCTGTACGACGCCCTGCGGGACATGCTGGACCCCGAGATGATCCCCAAGCTCATGGACGCCGGGATTATCGAGGTCGCCCCGCTCGCCTACATGCGCGGGCGCACGCTCAACGATGCCTTCGTCATCCTCGACGAGGCGCAAAACACCACCGGCAGCCAGATGAAGATGTTCCTTACCCGCCTCGGCTTCGGCTCAAAGATGGTGGTCACCGGTGACATCTCCCAGGTCGACCTGCCCAGCGGCACGGTTTCAGGCCTGCGCGTGGCGCGGCGTATCCTCGGCGCCATCGAGGGCATCCACTTTGAGGAGCTGCGCGCCGAGGACGTCGTGCGCCACCACCTGATCTCCGCGATCGTCGCGGCCTACGACAAGCACGACGCGCAGAACGCGGCGCGCTACGAAAGAAAGCAGTCGCAGCGCGAGGAGGGCGTGTACGAATGA
- a CDS encoding 16S rRNA (uracil(1498)-N(3))-methyltransferase, with translation MSLPYFLAPDPASGRLGGAEGRHAVTVKRVQPGERVVLTDGRGTAATVEVTSVSGKDELRGEVLAVDRVAPPRPRVTVVQAIPKGERAELAVDLAVQGGADAIVPWISHRTVARWPATKQDKQVEKWRSAAQAAAKQSRRAWVPEVSSPVTTNQLAGVLGGKQVLVLHESAATALREVVFGPEVALVVGPEGGIGAEELELIGGTAVKLGPEVLRTATAALAALSAIGVLTARW, from the coding sequence ATGAGCCTGCCGTACTTCCTTGCCCCCGATCCTGCCTCCGGCCGCCTCGGCGGGGCGGAGGGACGCCACGCCGTCACCGTCAAGCGCGTGCAGCCGGGCGAGCGCGTCGTGCTTACCGACGGCCGTGGCACCGCCGCCACCGTGGAGGTCACCTCGGTTTCCGGCAAGGACGAGCTGCGCGGCGAGGTCCTCGCCGTGGACCGGGTGGCGCCGCCGCGCCCGCGCGTGACCGTGGTGCAGGCGATCCCGAAGGGCGAGCGCGCCGAGCTCGCCGTCGACCTCGCCGTGCAGGGCGGCGCCGACGCGATCGTGCCGTGGATCTCGCACCGCACTGTGGCGCGCTGGCCGGCCACCAAGCAGGACAAGCAGGTGGAAAAGTGGCGCTCGGCGGCGCAGGCGGCGGCGAAGCAGTCGCGCCGGGCGTGGGTGCCCGAGGTCAGCTCCCCGGTGACCACCAACCAGCTGGCCGGCGTGCTCGGGGGCAAGCAGGTGCTGGTGCTGCACGAATCGGCCGCGACCGCCCTGCGCGAGGTCGTCTTCGGTCCGGAGGTCGCCCTGGTGGTCGGCCCGGAGGGCGGGATCGGCGCCGAGGAGCTCGAACTCATCGGCGGCACAGCAGTCAAGCTGGGCCCGGAAGTGCTGCGCACGGCGACGGCGGCTCTCGCGGCGCTGAGCGCCATCGGTGTGCTCACAGCCCGCTGGTAA
- the dnaJ gene encoding molecular chaperone DnaJ, whose amino-acid sequence MARDYYGILGVDREATEQEIKKAYRKLARKYHPDVNPSEEAAEKFAEISLAQEVLLDPSKRRIVDRGGDPMEQGAGAGAQGGFGGFGDIFEAFFGGAAGAGREPRSRVQPGNDALLRTAITLEEAFSGAKKEVTVDTAVLCENCQGSGSESKSAPVTCDHCQGTGTVQEVQQSFLGNVMTTRDCPKCRGFGEIIPDPCKQCAGDGRVRAARDLTVNIPAGIASGMRIRMAGQGEVGHGGGPAGDLYVEVQTTPHPVFVREGDDLHLRVTVPMYDAALGTSLSVDNLAGEQTTVEIPAGTQPEERLVLSGEGMPRLRAQGAGDMIAHVRVAVPTELSSDQREQLEALRDGHDASPAVATDSAARGSGEDSFFSRVRDRFRR is encoded by the coding sequence GTGGCTCGTGACTACTACGGCATTCTCGGCGTCGACCGCGAGGCAACCGAGCAGGAGATCAAGAAGGCCTACCGCAAGCTCGCCCGCAAGTACCACCCGGACGTGAACCCGTCGGAGGAGGCCGCCGAGAAGTTCGCCGAGATCTCGCTTGCCCAGGAGGTGCTCCTCGATCCCTCCAAGCGCCGGATTGTCGACCGCGGCGGGGACCCCATGGAACAGGGCGCAGGGGCCGGGGCCCAGGGCGGTTTCGGCGGTTTCGGCGACATTTTCGAGGCCTTCTTCGGCGGTGCGGCCGGCGCCGGGCGCGAGCCGCGATCGCGCGTGCAGCCGGGCAACGACGCTTTGCTGCGCACCGCCATCACCCTCGAGGAGGCCTTCTCCGGGGCGAAAAAAGAGGTCACCGTGGATACCGCGGTTCTGTGCGAAAACTGCCAGGGCTCCGGCTCGGAGTCGAAGTCCGCCCCCGTCACCTGCGACCACTGCCAGGGCACGGGCACGGTGCAGGAGGTTCAGCAGTCCTTCCTGGGCAACGTCATGACCACGCGGGACTGCCCGAAGTGCCGCGGCTTCGGCGAAATCATCCCGGACCCCTGCAAGCAGTGCGCCGGCGACGGCCGGGTGCGCGCCGCCCGCGACCTGACGGTCAACATCCCGGCGGGTATCGCCTCCGGCATGCGCATCCGCATGGCGGGCCAGGGCGAGGTGGGCCACGGCGGCGGGCCCGCAGGCGACCTCTACGTGGAGGTGCAAACAACCCCGCACCCCGTCTTCGTCCGCGAGGGCGACGACCTCCACCTGCGCGTCACCGTCCCGATGTACGACGCCGCCCTGGGCACCTCCCTGAGCGTGGACAACCTGGCCGGCGAGCAGACCACGGTGGAGATCCCGGCCGGCACCCAGCCGGAGGAGCGCCTCGTCCTCAGCGGCGAGGGTATGCCGCGCCTGCGCGCCCAGGGCGCGGGCGACATGATCGCCCACGTGCGCGTCGCCGTGCCCACCGAGCTCAGCAGCGACCAGCGCGAGCAGCTCGAGGCGCTGCGCGACGGCCACGACGCCAGCCCGGCCGTCGCCACGGACTCGGCGGCCCGCGGCTCCGGCGAGGATTCCTTCTTCTCCCGCGTGCGCGACCGCTTCCGCCGATGA
- the hrcA gene encoding heat-inducible transcriptional repressor HrcA: MGGADDRRQAVLRAIVADYIALQEPVGSKSLVERHSIPVSPATIRNDMAVLERQGLIAQPHSSSGRVPTEKGYRAFVDALHDVKPLSTPERHAILDFLENGVNLEDVLRRSVQLLARVTNQAAVVQLPTLDVTRVKHCEVVALTPTRLLLVLISDSGRVDQRNVELGAAVSEGEVHRLRDTLNGVLVGETMADAASSLSTLASTAPPEISEAVERATAVLIDTLVDTPSDRLLIAGASNLTQVSGDLQGVISALEEQVVVLKLLASAQELERVSVRIGRENEDEEFSRAAIVTTAYGSDGEALGGLGVVGPTHMDYPGTIQKVATVARYISRVLRGE, from the coding sequence ATGGGCGGTGCGGACGATCGCAGGCAGGCGGTCCTGCGCGCCATTGTCGCGGACTACATTGCGCTGCAGGAACCCGTCGGCTCCAAATCCCTCGTGGAGCGCCACAGCATCCCGGTCAGCCCGGCCACGATCCGCAACGACATGGCGGTGCTGGAGCGGCAGGGGCTTATCGCGCAGCCGCACTCGAGCTCGGGGCGCGTGCCCACGGAGAAGGGCTACCGCGCGTTCGTCGACGCGCTTCACGACGTCAAACCCCTGTCCACCCCCGAACGCCACGCCATACTCGACTTTCTGGAAAACGGGGTCAACCTCGAGGACGTCCTGCGCCGCTCGGTGCAGCTTTTGGCGCGGGTGACCAACCAGGCCGCGGTGGTGCAGTTGCCCACCCTGGACGTCACGCGCGTGAAGCACTGCGAGGTGGTGGCGCTGACGCCGACCCGGCTCCTGCTCGTGCTCATCTCGGATTCGGGCCGCGTGGACCAGCGCAACGTCGAGCTGGGCGCTGCCGTGAGCGAGGGCGAGGTGCACCGGTTGCGCGACACGCTCAACGGGGTGCTCGTGGGCGAGACGATGGCGGACGCCGCCTCCTCGCTGTCCACCTTGGCTTCGACGGCGCCGCCGGAGATCTCCGAGGCAGTGGAGCGGGCGACCGCGGTGCTCATTGACACGCTGGTGGATACGCCCTCGGATCGGCTGCTCATCGCGGGCGCGTCCAACCTCACCCAGGTCTCGGGAGACCTCCAGGGGGTGATCAGCGCGCTGGAGGAGCAGGTCGTCGTGCTCAAGCTGCTCGCCAGCGCCCAGGAGCTCGAGCGGGTCTCGGTGCGCATCGGCCGGGAGAACGAGGACGAGGAATTTTCCCGGGCCGCGATTGTTACTACAGCGTACGGTTCCGACGGCGAGGCGCTCGGCGGGCTGGGAGTGGTCGGCCCGACCCACATGGACTACCCCGGTACGATTCAGAAAGTTGCCACCGTCGCGCGCTACATCAGCCGCGTTCTGCGGGGCGAATAG
- the hemW gene encoding radical SAM family heme chaperone HemW, whose amino-acid sequence MAFGVYIHVPFCATRCGYCDFNTYTPSETASSFETYLGALDKELELASPRAQPAQTVFIGGGTPSLLGAEGLGRILRMVRRHIGLAPGAEVTTESNPESTSPEYFAGLLEAGFTRVSLGMQSASTPVLRVLDRQHTPGRAVAAAKEARAAGFEHVNLDMIYGTPTETDDDVRATLDAILGAGVDHVSAYSLIVEDGTAMARKIRRGELPAPSEDAYADRYEMIAAALEEAGYAWYEVSNWAKPGGECRHNLLYWTGGQWWGAGPGAHGFVDGVRFYNVKRPERYADMLAQGQLPVDGHEVIGEEERHFEAIMLGLRLREGVPREWIRGGGWGAVEKHAKAGLVSVGERVAVTGRGRLLADGIITDILAAE is encoded by the coding sequence ATGGCATTCGGCGTTTACATCCACGTGCCCTTCTGCGCCACCCGCTGCGGGTACTGCGACTTCAACACCTACACCCCGTCGGAGACTGCCAGCTCGTTCGAGACCTACCTGGGGGCGCTCGACAAGGAGCTGGAGTTGGCTTCGCCCCGGGCACAGCCGGCGCAGACCGTGTTCATCGGCGGCGGCACCCCCTCCCTGCTGGGCGCCGAGGGGCTGGGGCGGATCCTGCGCATGGTGCGCCGCCACATCGGGCTTGCGCCGGGGGCGGAGGTAACCACCGAGTCGAACCCGGAGTCCACGAGCCCGGAGTACTTCGCAGGCCTGCTGGAGGCGGGGTTTACCCGCGTTTCGCTGGGGATGCAGTCGGCCTCCACCCCCGTGCTGCGGGTGCTGGACCGCCAGCACACCCCGGGGCGCGCGGTGGCGGCGGCGAAGGAGGCGCGAGCCGCCGGGTTTGAGCACGTCAACTTGGACATGATCTACGGCACGCCGACCGAGACGGACGACGACGTGCGCGCCACCCTCGACGCGATCCTGGGCGCCGGGGTGGACCACGTCTCCGCGTACTCGCTGATCGTCGAGGACGGCACGGCGATGGCCCGCAAGATCAGGCGGGGCGAGCTGCCGGCGCCCAGCGAGGACGCCTACGCGGACCGCTACGAGATGATCGCGGCGGCCCTGGAGGAGGCGGGATACGCCTGGTACGAGGTGTCCAACTGGGCCAAGCCCGGCGGCGAGTGCCGCCACAACCTGCTCTACTGGACGGGCGGGCAGTGGTGGGGCGCTGGCCCCGGGGCGCACGGCTTCGTCGACGGAGTGAGGTTTTACAACGTCAAGCGCCCGGAGCGCTACGCGGACATGCTGGCCCAGGGGCAGCTGCCCGTCGACGGCCACGAGGTCATCGGGGAGGAGGAACGCCACTTCGAGGCGATCATGCTCGGGCTGCGGCTGCGCGAGGGGGTGCCGCGCGAGTGGATTCGCGGGGGCGGCTGGGGGGCCGTCGAGAAGCATGCGAAGGCGGGCCTTGTGAGCGTGGGCGAACGGGTGGCGGTGACCGGGCGCGGGCGGCTTCTGGCGGACGGCATTATCACGGATATTCTGGCCGCGGAGTAG
- a CDS encoding AMP-dependent synthetase/ligase yields the protein MVSEIYTTPAGFTLSPSYTCVTQLIELCTESPHIVLFARPQNYYWVNVSAGEFLEEVYALAKGLVANGLEAGDRVALLSNTRYEWQLADFAIWVAGGVTVPIYPSSSPHQIQWILEDSGAELAIVETVENTKDLANYLLQEDGTPRLADSSSRLRKIYEINSGGLSRLRNEGKDVEQSLIDARAAALTHDDLASIVYTSGTTGRPKGVELTHGNWLYQITGLATNPIGEVAKPGNRVVTFLPLAHVLQRAVAVALTIYGTTQTHWADTSSIAVELQRARPNVVLGVPRVFEKVRNAAYNKAADGSALGKRIFLAAEAAAIEYSKALDTEAGPTRVQKAKNKLFDRLVYSKLKQAVGGAVEYGITGGSAMSPELSHFFRGAGIPIYEGYGLTESTAAACVNNKVEQRIGTVGRPVNSYEARINDEGEIEFRGPGIFRAYWNNPEATAEAKTDGWFNTGDLGEIDEDGYVRITGRKKDLIVTAGGKNVSPGPLEEIIRQDPLVSNALVVGDGKPFIGLLVTLDPDELKRWMAARNIPESTPMKELSQNAELRAEIQDAVNVANATVSHAEAIKKFRILDRDLSEQDDEMTPTMKVKRNVVFQRFADDINELYVR from the coding sequence ATGGTTTCCGAGATCTACACCACACCCGCCGGGTTCACCCTGAGCCCCTCGTACACCTGTGTGACCCAGCTGATCGAGCTGTGCACCGAGAGCCCGCACATCGTTTTGTTCGCGCGCCCGCAGAACTACTACTGGGTCAACGTGAGCGCCGGCGAGTTCCTGGAGGAGGTCTACGCTCTGGCGAAGGGGCTGGTGGCCAACGGTCTCGAGGCCGGCGACAGGGTGGCCCTGCTGTCGAACACGCGCTACGAGTGGCAGCTCGCGGACTTCGCCATCTGGGTCGCGGGCGGTGTGACCGTCCCGATCTACCCCTCCAGCTCCCCGCACCAGATCCAGTGGATCCTGGAGGATTCCGGCGCGGAGCTCGCCATCGTGGAGACGGTGGAAAACACCAAGGACCTCGCGAACTACCTCCTCCAGGAGGACGGCACGCCGCGTCTGGCCGACTCCTCCTCGCGGCTGCGCAAGATCTACGAGATCAACTCGGGCGGGCTGTCGCGGCTGCGCAACGAGGGAAAGGACGTCGAGCAATCGCTTATCGACGCCCGCGCCGCCGCCCTCACCCACGACGACCTCGCCTCCATCGTCTACACCTCGGGCACCACCGGCCGCCCCAAGGGCGTCGAGCTGACCCACGGCAACTGGCTCTACCAGATCACCGGCCTGGCCACGAACCCGATCGGCGAGGTGGCCAAGCCGGGCAATCGCGTGGTCACCTTCCTGCCGCTGGCCCACGTCCTGCAGCGCGCCGTCGCGGTGGCGCTGACCATCTACGGCACGACACAGACCCACTGGGCGGACACTTCCTCCATCGCGGTCGAGCTGCAGCGCGCGCGGCCGAACGTGGTGCTCGGCGTGCCGCGCGTGTTCGAGAAGGTGCGCAACGCCGCCTACAACAAGGCCGCGGACGGCTCCGCGCTGGGCAAGCGGATTTTCCTCGCGGCGGAGGCCGCCGCGATCGAGTACTCCAAGGCCCTCGACACGGAGGCCGGGCCGACGCGCGTGCAGAAGGCGAAAAACAAGCTCTTCGACCGGCTCGTCTACAGCAAGCTGAAGCAGGCGGTCGGCGGTGCCGTAGAGTACGGCATCACCGGCGGCTCCGCGATGAGCCCCGAGCTCAGCCACTTCTTCCGCGGCGCCGGTATCCCGATCTACGAGGGCTACGGCCTGACCGAATCCACCGCCGCGGCCTGCGTGAACAACAAGGTTGAGCAGCGCATCGGCACCGTGGGCAGGCCCGTGAACTCCTACGAGGCGCGCATTAACGACGAGGGCGAAATCGAGTTTCGCGGCCCCGGCATCTTCCGCGCCTACTGGAACAACCCGGAGGCCACCGCCGAGGCGAAGACTGACGGCTGGTTCAACACCGGCGACCTGGGTGAGATCGACGAGGACGGCTACGTGCGCATCACCGGCCGCAAGAAGGACCTCATCGTCACCGCCGGCGGCAAGAACGTCTCACCGGGCCCGCTGGAGGAGATCATCCGCCAGGACCCGCTGGTGTCCAATGCGCTCGTCGTCGGCGATGGCAAGCCCTTCATCGGTCTGCTTGTCACCCTCGACCCCGACGAGCTCAAGCGCTGGATGGCTGCCCGCAACATCCCCGAGTCCACCCCGATGAAGGAGCTGTCGCAGAACGCGGAGCTGCGCGCGGAGATCCAGGACGCGGTCAACGTGGCCAACGCGACGGTCAGCCACGCCGAGGCGATCAAGAAGTTCCGCATCCTCGACCGCGACCTCAGCGAGCAGGACGACGAGATGACGCCGACGATGAAGGTCAAGCGCAACGTCGTTTTCCAGCGCTTCGCCGACGACATCAACGAGCTCTACGTGCGCTAG
- the malQ gene encoding 4-alpha-glucanotransferase, with product MTNADLLNTLATSYGFGLHYRSANGQLTQPPQSSLLYLLRALGLPLSEDPSDEELQGLIDAHRARLATAPLPPSLVAVEGQERSFPVHVHEGHPARVWIALEDGTRREAYQDENWTPPTTVDGVTWGEATFHVPGDLPLGWHTLHLESDDLAAQCTLIIVPAQLRTNQEFVSDPAFGVMAQLYSVRSENSWGIGDFADLAALAETVAAEGADYLLINPVHAAEPVPPVEDSPYLPSSRRFINPLYIAVEAVPEWERLDASTREEITALAAPLKATNRSPAPIERNRIYAAKLAALHELYFHAEEDQDRRAAFDAFAAAEGEGLRDFGLWCARLAAAGHPPSHGRHADEDEVAELARFYMWLQFLADEQRRTAQERAVAAGMRIGIVTDLAVGVHPGGADAATLAGVLVADASVGAPPDQFTQTGQDWSQPPWNPHALSAAGYAPWRDLLRTVLRHSGGVRVDHILGMFRLFWIPRTGVPAEGAYMNYDHEAMLGVLALEAERAGAVVVGEDMGTFEPWVQDVLREKGLLGTSVVWFESAPPDNSPLPQNQYRHLALSSVGTHDLPPTAGYLRGAHNRLRVELGLVAESVEELDAADAAWHAAVLDTAREAGALEDNAETTEDLVVGLTRFIAGTPSALTCTNLVDMVGDARIQNQPGTNSTQYPNWCIPLSDADGQPVLLEELASLPLFQRVARASRRPQG from the coding sequence GTGACGAACGCGGATCTGCTCAACACCCTGGCCACCTCCTACGGCTTCGGCCTGCACTACCGCTCCGCGAACGGGCAGCTGACGCAGCCCCCGCAGTCCTCGCTGCTGTACCTGCTGCGGGCCCTCGGCCTGCCGCTTAGCGAGGATCCGAGCGACGAGGAGCTGCAGGGGCTAATCGACGCCCACCGCGCGCGCCTGGCCACAGCCCCGCTGCCGCCCAGCCTCGTCGCCGTGGAGGGCCAGGAGCGCAGCTTCCCCGTCCACGTCCACGAGGGTCACCCGGCGCGCGTGTGGATCGCACTGGAAGACGGCACCCGGCGCGAGGCCTACCAGGACGAAAACTGGACGCCGCCCACCACCGTCGACGGCGTGACCTGGGGGGAAGCTACCTTCCATGTGCCCGGCGACCTGCCGCTGGGCTGGCACACCCTGCACCTGGAGTCCGACGATCTCGCCGCGCAGTGCACGCTCATCATTGTGCCCGCGCAGCTGCGCACGAACCAGGAGTTCGTCTCCGACCCCGCCTTTGGGGTCATGGCGCAGCTGTACTCCGTGCGCTCGGAAAACTCCTGGGGCATCGGGGACTTTGCGGACCTCGCCGCGCTCGCCGAGACGGTGGCGGCCGAGGGGGCCGACTACCTGCTGATCAACCCGGTCCACGCCGCCGAACCCGTCCCGCCTGTCGAGGACTCGCCCTACCTGCCCAGCTCCCGCCGCTTCATCAACCCGCTGTACATCGCCGTCGAGGCCGTCCCGGAGTGGGAGCGCCTCGACGCCTCGACGCGTGAGGAGATCACGGCGCTCGCCGCCCCTCTCAAGGCCACCAACCGCAGTCCCGCCCCCATCGAGCGCAACCGCATATACGCCGCCAAGCTCGCCGCGCTGCACGAGCTGTACTTCCACGCCGAGGAAGATCAGGACCGGCGCGCCGCCTTCGACGCCTTCGCCGCCGCCGAGGGCGAGGGCCTGCGCGACTTCGGGCTGTGGTGCGCGCGACTGGCGGCGGCAGGCCACCCCCCGTCGCACGGCCGGCACGCCGACGAGGACGAGGTCGCGGAGCTCGCGCGCTTCTACATGTGGCTGCAGTTCCTCGCCGACGAGCAGCGCCGCACAGCCCAAGAGCGCGCCGTCGCGGCGGGCATGCGCATCGGCATCGTCACCGACCTCGCCGTCGGGGTCCACCCGGGGGGCGCCGACGCCGCGACGCTTGCCGGCGTCCTCGTGGCCGACGCCTCCGTGGGAGCCCCGCCCGACCAGTTCACGCAGACCGGCCAGGACTGGTCCCAGCCACCGTGGAACCCGCACGCGCTCTCCGCGGCCGGCTACGCTCCCTGGCGCGACCTGCTGCGCACGGTTTTGCGGCACTCCGGAGGGGTGCGCGTGGACCACATCCTGGGCATGTTCCGCCTGTTCTGGATCCCGCGCACCGGGGTGCCCGCCGAGGGCGCGTACATGAACTACGACCACGAGGCCATGCTCGGCGTGCTCGCCCTCGAGGCGGAGCGGGCCGGGGCCGTCGTCGTCGGCGAGGACATGGGAACCTTCGAGCCCTGGGTCCAAGACGTCCTGCGGGAGAAGGGCCTTTTGGGCACGAGCGTCGTGTGGTTCGAGTCCGCTCCCCCGGACAACTCGCCGCTGCCGCAGAACCAGTATCGACACCTGGCGCTGTCCTCGGTGGGCACCCACGACCTGCCGCCGACGGCCGGTTACCTGCGCGGCGCCCACAACAGGCTGCGCGTCGAGCTGGGCCTCGTGGCCGAAAGCGTCGAGGAGCTCGATGCCGCCGACGCGGCCTGGCACGCCGCGGTGCTCGACACCGCGCGCGAGGCGGGCGCCCTGGAGGACAACGCGGAGACGACCGAGGACCTCGTGGTGGGGCTGACGCGCTTCATCGCGGGCACCCCCTCGGCGCTGACCTGCACCAACCTGGTGGATATGGTCGGCGACGCCCGGATCCAGAACCAGCCGGGCACCAACTCCACCCAGTACCCCAACTGGTGCATCCCGCTCAGCGACGCCGACGGCCAGCCCGTCCTGCTCGAGGAGCTGGCTAGCCTGCCGCTGTTCCAACGCGTCGCCCGTGCCTCGCGGCGCCCGCAGGGCTAG